ACTGCACCTTCGCTATGTCAACCTTAATATGTACATAGGTTGACACTATTTAAAGTCATGATATTATTTAAGATTTAAGCAATGTTTTATTAATTGGATATTTAAAATCATATAACTAAAAGTTAATCCTTTAAATCAAATGTATTATTTTATTTTAATAATAATAAATAATAAGATTTTATATTGCTGTCCCATTATTATAAATTAACTAATTAATTTATATGTTTACAAAAAAGTATAAAACAGAGTGTATAAATAATTTTCTTTTATTGATAAATTTTCCCATAATACTCCTTCGATGATTTCTATAATCTTTTTAAAAGCATTAAACAAGCTATGCATATTAGACATGGCTTGTTCATAAAAATTATAAATACAACTATTAAAAGAGGATGAGATATGAAAAAATTAATAAAACTATTATTATTGGTCGGGATAATAGCGTTGAGTTACATAACGATAAAAGAACCTCAGCTGACGGCAAAAGTACAGCAGACAGTGAGTAGTTACATAAAAAAAGAAACCAAAACGGAACAGGCAGATATTACGGTCTACTTTAAAAATGCAGAAGGATATGTAGTACCGATAACCAGAAAAGTAAATAAAGAACAGGCTACATTCGATAATGTTCTTAACTTAATGGCGGATAACGAAGAAAACGGTAAAGTTGCTTCTAAAAACGGACTCCTTCCCGCAGTGGTTTCGGGGAGTATAAAGAGCGTCCAGGTAGACGGAACGACTGCAAAGGTAAGTTTAAATGAAAAATCAGCACAGTTCGTGGATAAAAGTGATGAGACTGCATTTGTAACATCCATAGTATATGCTCTTACCGAATATAAAGATGTAGACAGTGTAATGTTTGACTTATCTTCCTCGGATACGCTTCCTTTCGGGACTGAAATGAACAAGCTTTATTACAGGGAAAATATAAATAAAATAAAATATTCCAAGCTTGCAAAATCAAAACAAACCATGTATCTGGCGAAGAAATGTGACAATGTGTATAACTATATACCTTACAGCGTATATAACAGAAAAAGCAATATAAGTTTAAAAGAAGCACTTAACATACATTTCAATCTTTGTTCGGATACAAAATTTTCAAGCTTGATATTTGCAGATAATGCAAAACTCAAGGAAATACTTATCAAAGGAGACAGCGTTTATATCCATTTAAGCAAAGAATTCGAAAAAATGGATAAGGCAATGTTAAACATGTATAAAAACAGCGTTTCACTGACAGTAAAAGAAAATTCCGATTCTATTGAAAAAGTTCGCTTTATAATAGACCAAAACGAAGAAAATAATGGTATAATGGAAACTGTACTTATTAAAGATTATTCAAATCAAGAAAGAAAATAGAAGGAGCAAATCATATGGTAAGATCAGATAACAGAAAATTTGATGAAAAAAGAGAAGTAAAAATCACGAGAAATTATACCATGTATCCAGACGGATGCGTTTTGATAGAATCAGGAAATACGAAAGTAATATGCTCTGCATTTATAGAAAACAGAGTTCCTCCGTTTTTAAGAGGAGAAGGAACCGGTTGGATAACATGTGAATATTCGATGCTTCCATCTTCCACTCAAACGAGGAAACAAAGAGACATCAACAGATTAAAACTGGACGGAAGAAGCTCTGAAATTCAAAGGCTAATAGGAAGAAGCTTAAGAAGTGTTGTAGACTTATCTATCTTAGGCGAAAAGACGATAATGATAGACTGCGACGTGATACAAGCCGACGGAGGTACGAGAGTTGCAAGTATCACAGGAGCATTCGTTGCCCTTTACGATGCTCTTTCAAAAATGGTTGAAAAGGGAGAAATAGAAAGATTACCTCTTACTTCGTTCCTTGCTGCAATAAGCGTAGGTATAGTGGAAAATGAACCTCTATTAGACTTATGTTACATAGAAGATTCCAACGCCATAGCGGACATGAACGTCGTAATGAACGAGTACGGAGAATTTATAGAACTAGGTATGACAGGAGAAAAGAGACCTATAAAAGAAGAAGAGCTAAATAAGCTCCTTATACTTGCAAAAAAGGGAATAAAAGAACTCATAGAAATTCAAAAAGAAGTATTGGGATTTAATAATTAGAGGTAATAATGAAAGAAGTAATAATAGCATCTGCAAACAAACATAAATTAGATGAAATAAAAAGTATTTTAAAGGATTATAAAGTAATAAGCATGGCGGAAGCCGGATTTTTTGACGATATAGTGGAAGACGGGGCAACATTTGAAGAAAATGCACTTATCAAGGCAAAAGCGATACATGAAAAAACAGGCAAGCTTGTACTCGGTGACGATTCAGGCTTGATGGTAGAATATTTAAACGGTGAACCGGGCATATATTCCGCAAGGTACGCCGGAGAAGAAAAAAGCGATAGAAAAAACAACGAAAAACTTCTCAAAGCATTAGAGGGAACAGAAAGACAAGACAGAAGTGCAAAGTTCGTATGTACAGTAGGTATATGCTATGAAGACGGGACTACCGAGACGGTAAGAGGCGAGGTAAAAGGTATTATCGGGACCGAAGAAACAGGAAGCGGAGGATTTGGATACGACCCTCTTTTCTATATCGAAGAACTGGATAAGACTTATGCCGAGCTTACTTTTGATGAAAAAAACATGGTAAGCCACAGAAGAAAAGCTTTTACAAAAGCAAAAGAAATCTTGGATAAAAAGTTAAAATAGGTCTGGGTCATATCATGGATAAGATACTTATAATAAGCGATACACACGGAGACATAAAAACGTTGGAAAAAATAATAAAGAAAGAAAAGAACTATTCTTATATAATACATTTGGGAGATCACCACTTTGATTTGGACGAAGTTGATATTGATTACGAAAATGTGAATGTCCTCAGAGTAAGAGGTAACTGTGATTTCATGAAAGAAAAGGAAGATTTGGTATTTACTCTTCACGGCAAAAAAATATTCATGACACACGGACATTACTACGGAGTAAAGAATTCTTTTACAAATATATTCTATAAAGCAGACGAGATAGGAGCTGATATAGTATTGTTCGGACATACTCACGAAGCTTTGAATGAGAAAATCAGCGATATACATCTATTTAACCCCGGAAGTTTAAGCAGCATGAGAAGCTTCGGCAAAATAAGCTATGGAATAATGACGATAGACGAAAAGGGTAATTATAAACTATACCATAAGACTGTTTAGGAGATTTAATGAAGCAGGATAATATAATAAAAAAAATATGGTTATGCATATATCCTTTGATATTTTGGGCAGTCAATCAATTTGTTGCGGGCTTTTTATTTCAGTTGTATTTCCTTATTGATATGACAAATAAGGGAAAAGTAAATTTGGTCACGACACAAAGCCTTACTGAATTCACAAGCGAAAATATTGTTTTGATACTACTCATAACATCTGTTATCAATATATTATTCTTTGCTTTTATGCTAAAGAGGAACAATAAGTTAAATATAGGCTTAAACTGCGAAGAAGGTAAAATCCCTTATATAATTTCTCTGATAATAATGGGGATAAGCTTCTTTATGTTCTCTTCGGGAATAATAGATATGTTTGATTTAACAAAATACTCCGATAGCTACGATACAATAATAAATTCTCTCTCATCGGGAGGAGTAATATTTAATATTATTGCGGTAGGAATAGTCGCCCCCGTAAGCGAAGAACTTATGATAAGAGGCGTCATTTACAATAATTTAAAAAAGTATATAAAGCCTGCTTTAGCAGTATTCATTCAAGCATTCTTATTTGGCATAATGCATATGAACATCATTCAAAGCACTTATGCAATCTTTGCGGGATTGATACTGGGATATATTTATGAAAAATCGGGAAGCTTGCTCGTTTCTTCCATATTTCACATAAGCTTTAATATATCAAATCATTTGTTCTCAATACCACTGTTATCCGATATAGCTGAGATACCGCTTTTGATGTTGATAACAGGAGTAATATTACTTATATATACATTTAAATATTTTAATAAAAAATCATTTTACAATTAGGCAGATATCTGCCTTTTTTTATTTCCCGGGAAATTGAAGCTAATATGTTGTAACCGATTTTCTCCTTTTACGTATCCTAGTAATGGGAGGAAATGTAATGAAAGAGAAGTTAACAAAAATTTTAGCAGTGTGTTTCTCATTTATAATGTGCATTTCTGCCGTTACGGTAGTCTCGGCTGCCAGCGAACACAAAGGTATAGATGTAAGTGTTTGGCAGGAAGATATCAATTTTAGAGAAGTAAAAGACGATGGTATAGACTATGTATATATAAGAGCCGGAGAAGGCACTACACTGGTAGACTCCAAGTTCGACAGGAACTACCGCGATGCAAGAAGAGAAGGCATGAAGTTGGGCTTTTACCATTATGTGACGGCAAGGGATACAAGAGAAGCAAAAGACCAGGCACATTTCTTTTATTCTCTTATAAAAGATAAGAGGCAGGATCTGAGACCCGCGATGGATTTTGAACAGCTAACGGGACTAAGCAAAAAAGAAGCAAACGATATAGCAAGAGTGTATATGGATACTTTGGAAAAATTAATGAAAATCAAACCAGCATTTTACTCAAATGCATATGACTGCGAGAGCGTATGGGAAGAAGATTTGACTAAGTACCCTCTTTGGGTAGCAGACTACGGAGTAGAAAGACCTTATTCCATAGGTCACTGGAAAGCCTGGTCGGGATTTCAATATTCGAGCAGAGGAAGCGTGCGGGGAATACACGGACACACTGATATGGATAGATTTAAAGATGAATTACTGATAACGGATAAAGAAAAAGAAGATGCAAACTGTACTAAAGACGGATATTTAAGTTATACGGTCAAAGAAGGCGAAACACTCAGAGATATAGCAAGAAAATTTGACACTACGACAAGAAAACTGATAAAACTAAATCACTTGGAACTTATACATCCGGGAGAAAAGCTTATAATCAGAAAATAACAAAAGGAGTATTTGATACTCCTTTTTATTTACTCCTTATCTAAACAAGATAATACAGACTTTTTGAATAAAGGATTACTTTTAAATGAGTTCATATTCAAATTATTACATACATTTTCAAAAATTTCTTTCTTATCATTTGTTTTTAATTTTAAACATCGTACTTCATCATTGATGTTATTCAACAGTTTTATTGAGCTGTCTATAACACCTTTATACTCATTTTTATTATAAACTCTGTCCCATGCGGGGAGACAGAAGTTTATTTCATCGATACTTTTTAGTCTCTCAAGTGTATCAATACTTCTT
The DNA window shown above is from Anaerofustis stercorihominis DSM 17244 and carries:
- a CDS encoding GerMN domain-containing protein; the encoded protein is MKKLIKLLLLVGIIALSYITIKEPQLTAKVQQTVSSYIKKETKTEQADITVYFKNAEGYVVPITRKVNKEQATFDNVLNLMADNEENGKVASKNGLLPAVVSGSIKSVQVDGTTAKVSLNEKSAQFVDKSDETAFVTSIVYALTEYKDVDSVMFDLSSSDTLPFGTEMNKLYYRENINKIKYSKLAKSKQTMYLAKKCDNVYNYIPYSVYNRKSNISLKEALNIHFNLCSDTKFSSLIFADNAKLKEILIKGDSVYIHLSKEFEKMDKAMLNMYKNSVSLTVKENSDSIEKVRFIIDQNEENNGIMETVLIKDYSNQERK
- the rph gene encoding ribonuclease PH, coding for MVRSDNRKFDEKREVKITRNYTMYPDGCVLIESGNTKVICSAFIENRVPPFLRGEGTGWITCEYSMLPSSTQTRKQRDINRLKLDGRSSEIQRLIGRSLRSVVDLSILGEKTIMIDCDVIQADGGTRVASITGAFVALYDALSKMVEKGEIERLPLTSFLAAISVGIVENEPLLDLCYIEDSNAIADMNVVMNEYGEFIELGMTGEKRPIKEEELNKLLILAKKGIKELIEIQKEVLGFNN
- a CDS encoding XTP/dITP diphosphatase, yielding MKEVIIASANKHKLDEIKSILKDYKVISMAEAGFFDDIVEDGATFEENALIKAKAIHEKTGKLVLGDDSGLMVEYLNGEPGIYSARYAGEEKSDRKNNEKLLKALEGTERQDRSAKFVCTVGICYEDGTTETVRGEVKGIIGTEETGSGGFGYDPLFYIEELDKTYAELTFDEKNMVSHRRKAFTKAKEILDKKLK
- a CDS encoding YfcE family phosphodiesterase codes for the protein MDKILIISDTHGDIKTLEKIIKKEKNYSYIIHLGDHHFDLDEVDIDYENVNVLRVRGNCDFMKEKEDLVFTLHGKKIFMTHGHYYGVKNSFTNIFYKADEIGADIVLFGHTHEALNEKISDIHLFNPGSLSSMRSFGKISYGIMTIDEKGNYKLYHKTV
- a CDS encoding CPBP family intramembrane glutamic endopeptidase, with translation MKQDNIIKKIWLCIYPLIFWAVNQFVAGFLFQLYFLIDMTNKGKVNLVTTQSLTEFTSENIVLILLITSVINILFFAFMLKRNNKLNIGLNCEEGKIPYIISLIIMGISFFMFSSGIIDMFDLTKYSDSYDTIINSLSSGGVIFNIIAVGIVAPVSEELMIRGVIYNNLKKYIKPALAVFIQAFLFGIMHMNIIQSTYAIFAGLILGYIYEKSGSLLVSSIFHISFNISNHLFSIPLLSDIAEIPLLMLITGVILLIYTFKYFNKKSFYN
- a CDS encoding GH25 family lysozyme → MKEKLTKILAVCFSFIMCISAVTVVSAASEHKGIDVSVWQEDINFREVKDDGIDYVYIRAGEGTTLVDSKFDRNYRDARREGMKLGFYHYVTARDTREAKDQAHFFYSLIKDKRQDLRPAMDFEQLTGLSKKEANDIARVYMDTLEKLMKIKPAFYSNAYDCESVWEEDLTKYPLWVADYGVERPYSIGHWKAWSGFQYSSRGSVRGIHGHTDMDRFKDELLITDKEKEDANCTKDGYLSYTVKEGETLRDIARKFDTTTRKLIKLNHLELIHPGEKLIIRK